The Schistocerca gregaria isolate iqSchGreg1 chromosome 1, iqSchGreg1.2, whole genome shotgun sequence genome includes a window with the following:
- the LOC126266858 gene encoding mannose-1-phosphate guanyltransferase beta: protein MPAKESNIDDMKALILVGGYGTRLRPLTLSRPKPLVEFANKPMLLHQIEALVEAGVSEIVLAVSYRAEQMEQELSEEAKKLGVSLVFSHETEPLGTAGPLALAKDILTTSNEPFFVLNSDIICDFPFKDLVMFHKNHGKEGTIIVTKVEEPSKYGVVVYGEQGRIDSFIEKPQEFVSNKINAGMYILNPSVLRRIQLRPTSIEKEVFPDMAKEGQLYAMELQGFWMDVGQPKDFLTGMCLYLTSLRQKEPTRLYSGPGAVGNVLVDPSARIGEGCRIGPNVTIGPGVVLEDGVCVKRSTILRGATVRSHSWLDGCIVGWRSVVGQWVRMENTTVLGEDVIVKDELYVNGGQVLPHKSIASSVPEPQIIM from the exons ATGCCCGCGAAGGAAAGTAACATAGACGACATGAAAGCCCTGATATTGGTTGGAGGCTATGGGACGCGACTAAGGCCTCTTACTTTAAGTCGCCCCAAACCATTAGTGGAGTTCGCCAACAAACCTATGCTTTTGCATCAGATAGAAGCCTTAGTCGAAGCTGGAGTGTCGGAAATCGTCTTGGCGGTATCGTACCGCGCTGAACAGATGGAACAGGAACTGAGTGAAGAAGCGAAAAAATTAGGTGTAAGCCTAGTATTTTCCCATGAAACTGAACCATTGGGTACTGCTGGGCCACTTGCACTGGCCAAAGACATTCTAACTACTAGcaatgaaccattttttgtcctaaACTCTGACATTATATGTGATTTTCCGTTTAAAGACCTGGTAATGTTTCATAAAAATCATGGTAAAGAAGGTACCATAATTGTAACAAAGGTAGAGGAACCATCCAAGTATGGTGTTGTAGTCTATGGTGAACAAGGCCGAATCGACAGTTTTATAGAAAAACCTCAAGAATTTGTATCGAATAAAATCAATGCTGGGATGTATATATTAAATCCATCAGTCCTGAGGCGTATTCAGTTACGCCCAACAAGCATAGAGAAAGAAGTTTTTCCTGACATGGCAAAAGAAGGCCAGTTGTATGCAATGGAGCTACAAGGATTTTGGATGGATGTTGGTCAACCTAAAGACTTTCTTACAG gAATGTGCCTCTACTTGACTTCTTTGCGGCAGAAGGAGCCCACACGACTCTACTCTGGACCAGGTGCTGTAGGTAATGTCTTAGTGGATCCAAGTGCTCGAATAGGTGAGGGCTGCCGCATAGGTCCCAATGTAACCATAGGACCTGGAGTTGTGTTGGAGGATGGCGTCTGTGTAAAACGGTCAACTATTCTTCGTGGTGCAACAGTTCGATCTCATTCGTGGCTGGATGGTTGCATCGTTGGGTGGCGCAGCGTTGTTGGTCAGTGG GTAAGAATGGAGAATACTACAGTTCTTGGTGAAGATGTAATAGTGAAGGATGAACTGTATGTAAATGGTGGGCAAGTATTGCCTCACAAGTCCATTGCAAGCTCAGTGCCTGAGCCACAAATTATAATGTGA